The genomic segment ccagaaacacaaaacattgcCCTGtaacagagattttttttttttaccttggtTGTTTCATTTCACTCCACCAAAGCATTAACCCCATTTAATTATGTGGAATCAGAAACCAAGGAAAGACACTTTTAAGTTcctgtttatacacacacaacctggTCTGGGTCTACGTGTACTGAAAGTTAATCCTTGGTGACCTTCTGTCTTGTCTGCCTGCATTCAGTGCAGCTTACTGTGTCGGACAGGCATGACTGTCAGATATAACAGACAAAGTCATGCAGAGTGTGTCTTTAAGAGTTTAGATTTAGAGTGTGGGTCATGCCAGAGGAATGAAGAGCATCACAGGCGGCTGTTGGGACTGaagagtgtgtgagagggaCAGACACATGCAGTGAGAGGATGTAATACAGAAGCAAAACTGCACACGCTCTGTGACgttactgtatgtctgtttcCATATTTGCCACAGCCTTTGTAATGAATAACTTCCAGTACCACAGTTTAATCAGTTATTCTCTGGAGTGTAACTTTGATTTTGGTTTTTTAGTCatgcatatttaaaaatcacatttaatgtcatattttagCACAGAAATGTACTGAAAACTACAGCTGAAAAATGCTTCAGAAATAATTTTTATCTTCATTTTATTCACAGCTGTGTTCTTGTTTATTTCATGTCTCGCTCTCTCTACAGTATTTGATCTTGTTGCTCTGTATTTTCCTGCTGGAAATCATTGCTGGTGCGCTGGCCTACATTACCTACCAAGAGGTGAAGTGCTTTACcttctgtttgtatgtgtttgtatatatttgaTCAAAGCATATTGACAGATATTAGTCCAATTTAATGTCTTtttcaatataaatatttcCTGAAAAGGTTATTGTGCGGCACGACCAGCTGATTGTACTTACTCATATGTTTGTTTACTACTGCAGCTGCCATGTAGTTTAAATCTCACAGCAGCAAttacaaactttttttctgcttgtattttatgtgtatttttgtcacTCCACTATCCCTTAATGTGATTTCAACCTCATTCTCCATCATTTCTATGTAAATCTTTTTTAACCCCCCATGAAATGCCTCAGTTGCTGCACTCTTTGTTGTGAAATCCTCTCTGCATGCCTCTCTGTGCATGTTCTTCATTTGTCCTGTTATTCCAACCTTCTCACACcgctctctcttcccctcttttTCTTGCTCCAGTGTTTCCCTTTCTGCTACCAGGTAATCTGCTGCcacctgttttcattttatatcaaaatgtttcTCTAACAGGCCGATGTAAGATGGTTTGTTTTCACTCTGTGCACTTTGTCAGTCAAGCAACAAAACTATTTTCATTTGCAAATTCATTTGAAGAATGCTCATGTGGAACAGGGAGTGGGGTCAGAGGAGCTATGCTCATATGTTTTGAGTTATGTGTGGGCATTGCACAGGTACAGTGGAATGTTACAGGGGAGGAAAGAAACTTGACATAGGGCTATTTTTATTGATGGGAGGAGATTTGCCggtgacacatttttttcctgagcAATCACTGAAGTGCTTCTTCTGTCTCACAGCTGGATGAGGAGCTCAGACAGAATCTGAAGGCGACCATGCAGCAGAAATACCAGCAGCCGGGGGAAGAGAGCGTCACGCAGGCTGTGGATAAACTTCAGCAGGAGGTGTAGAAGTGTGGCagtgatactgtatgtttaaatcACAGCTCATTTACAGGCAGACTGACCACTAGAAATACCACTTAAATGACATGTCATGTGTCAGTTGAACAGATAATGTTACATTTGACATGACAGTTAGCCCCTTGAGCCTGCGTGTGAATATAATTCAATGTTAGTCACCACTGTctcaacttttttctttcttttgttcctcCCTGCACTGGCTCAGTTTAAGTGTTGTGGCAGTCACAATTTCTCAGACTGGAGAGGCTGTGTGTGGATCCAGGCAGCAGAGAATGAGCGGCTCGTTCCTGACAGCTGCTGTAAAACTCCCAGTGACCTCTGCGGCCGCAGGGACCATCCCTCCAACATCTACAAGGTGGAGGTAGGTAGAGCTGTCCATTTGGCTGTtgataaattatataaattataacaagattttaatttctttccctttctcgtGCGCCCAGGGAGGCTGCATTATGAAATTAGAGGAATTCATCCTGAGTCAGTTGTATATTCTCGGTGCAGTGGGCGTTGGGATTGCATTTCTACAGGTAAAGAACTAACCACTGAGCAAAGTACAGCTTAATGTGAACATCTCTTTTAATGTAGTTCAAAATGCCAGCAGCTGAACTGTGAATATTGGTTGTTTATGTGTGCAGTGTGGCACTAACAAGTTCCTcgtgtcttttttctttcagcttGTGGGAATGATGTTTACTTGCTGTCTTTATCGAAATTTGAAAGAAGATCCGTACTGATTTTTGACTTTCTTTAATATCACAAAATGTGTCACATCATGAATTGTAAAATGTTTGGTTAGATATTTTAATGCCCCAATTATTTACACAGTTCTGGGTGCTGTGAAATTGCCAATTCAAATTATGAcatgattttcaaaatacacacactagAGACACTGTAATGCTGCTGGGCAGCACTGTTCTTTTTCTGCAAAATGCCATTGCTTGCTTTAAGTATCTTCCCTTTTATGTCAATATAAAGACGTGTGGATGAACTTGTAACCAAATAACAGCAGAGAAATATGAGCATGTTGTTCCAGCTATTGCAGTCAGTGTTGTTCTCATTGTTTATCTAGTTCTTTTAAACAGTGTTTGCCAGAGTTATAATTTAAAGATGaatataacacattttttgtttgttgaaatcCAAATAAAAACTGCTTTCCATTTATTATTCCTAATGAGTTTCACACATATTGTATTTTCCCCTGCCTTTGACACTGGACTCTTATTCTGAAATCTTACAGCGGATGTTGTTGTCAGCTGACAGTACTTCCTCCTCGCGTATTTCTCCTGTGTGATTTCACCCACAATTAtcatctttttcatttcaaacacGCTGAAATATTTAATGTGGAGGgaacacagaaataaatgaaatgtctgCGAAACCAACTTGTTTGATAGTGGCGAGTGCTTCTCCTCAAGGTGGGTCCATTAGCTTGATGTGTTATCATTTAACGAGTGGGATGAATTAACCTGTTATCTGTGGTCAAACATcacttgctagctagctagctagcataaCAATAAAGCAACGTTGTCTGTCGCAGATATacactgatgtgttttgttcCTTCAGGGGTGTCAGCAAAGTCTTTCTATCAGTCCTTCAGTCTTTGTACCGCAGCGTTTAATCTCCAAACAGCCACTCCTGGGGTAAGACTATTTCTAACTGAAAAACACGCAACAAAGTAAATTATGTAAAGTACAAACATACAGGCTTTAAAGATCTGACTGACAGGAAGTATAAATGTGCTGTTCTGCAGTCTATTTTGATATGTCCCAACTTAATGAACCTTTACTGAACTGAATGAACTTTAAAGCACTTGTTTTCAACTGGTGGCTCATCGTGACATGATTCACACTGACATGATACAATGTTTTAAACCAAAAACTAAATACAATATATCTATTAATTGTGTGAAAGAAGAGTAAAGAAGAGTCTGTAGTGATGTTAATGGAAATAGAATTGGTTGATTTCACCAtctgtaaacattttctttcattcctgACATCTGAGAGATTATGAAATCACCTTTAGAGATGCAAACCACTGCTGGAATATGAATAAAACttaacatttagatttttctttaacCTAGTGCTGAgcgtttttttgtttgtttttttattgcaggGGAAGCCAATAGACTTTGTTGGAGTCGATGAAAGCACTGCTAGATGGGTGCAAGACTTCAAGGTGAAACCCTACGCAACACCAGCCAAACTTGAGTCTATAGACGGTGGGAATATTCATTTCATGATCATTTggctgtttttatgtgtgctGTTGTTTGGACTCTGCTTAGTTAAGTCACGATGACCCTTTCCAGGGGCCCGCTACCAGGCGCTGCTCATCCCGGACTGCCATGGAGCGCTGAATGACCTGGCACACAGCGGCTCTCTGCACCGCATTCTCACACACTTCATCTCTCACCAAAGTGAGTGTCAGGCTACTTTTAAAAAGCAGTCAAGTGTGTAATCTGTTTGTCCGGTGTAGAgacttgtttgtttctttgtgcgCAGAGCCGGTTTGTGCAGTTGGACAAGGAGTGTCGGCGCTGTGTTGTGCCACTGAGGGACAGAGCTGGATCTTCAGTGGCTACAGCTTAACAGGGGTTAGTCTTCCTCAAGTAAACATGAAGGCAATATATCCAAATATCTTTGTCTTCAGTGTGTTTAATAACGGTAACTCTTTTTGCTGAAAGCCATCAGTGTTTGAACTGGTGCGGAGGCCTGACTTTGCCAACCTGCCCTTGGTTGTGGAAGACTTTGTGAAAGACAGTGGTGGGTCATACACAGGTGAGCTTGACCTGCAGAGCACAGATACTCATTTGGCAGAGTAAATACTTAATCAGCATTTCTAAAACCAAACTAAAACCCTCTCATGTTTATCTCTTTGTTTTCCAGCAAGTCAAGAAGACTCTGTGCACGTAGTCATAGACAGACACGTAATAACTGGTCAGAATATGCAGTCGACCTCACTTGCTGTAAATAATCTAATCCTGCTCTGTAGTGCcaagtaaaaatagaaaatgttggAGCTTATTTGTACCACATTTATATTCATGAACATTCATCTCAGACGTTGGAAGATGCTGGGTCGGCACAGATGTTTGGCAACACTGTAAATACAAATTCATTACTTGTCAATGCTTGTTATTATAAACCtaactttaaaaaaaccccacaaaaaaacaaacacacaaaatgtcttgatttgaaaattaaaaaaaaaaaaaaaagataaacttGGGGTGTCAAGAGTAGATGCAGATCCATTGAAGATGTTGAGGATG from the Siniperca chuatsi isolate FFG_IHB_CAS linkage group LG4, ASM2008510v1, whole genome shotgun sequence genome contains:
- the cd151 gene encoding CD151 antigen isoform X1, translating into MEAHGEKPLSCGTICLKYLLFLFNILFWLAGGAVLAVGVWTLVEKSDYISLLNSSFYSASAYILIAAGVIVIVTGIIGCCATLKEMKSLLIVYLILLLCIFLLEIIAGALAYITYQECFPFCYQLDEELRQNLKATMQQKYQQPGEESVTQAVDKLQQEFKCCGSHNFSDWRGCVWIQAAENERLVPDSCCKTPSDLCGRRDHPSNIYKVEGGCIMKLEEFILSQLYILGAVGVGIAFLQLVGMMFTCCLYRNLKEDPY
- the cd151 gene encoding CD151 antigen isoform X2 — protein: MEAHGEKPLSCGTICLKYLLFLFNILFWLAGGAVLAVGVWTLVEKSDYISLLNSSFYSASAYILIAAGVIVIVTGIIGCCATLKEMKSLLIVYLILLLCIFLLEIIAGALAYITYQELDEELRQNLKATMQQKYQQPGEESVTQAVDKLQQEFKCCGSHNFSDWRGCVWIQAAENERLVPDSCCKTPSDLCGRRDHPSNIYKVEGGCIMKLEEFILSQLYILGAVGVGIAFLQLVGMMFTCCLYRNLKEDPY
- the gatd1 gene encoding glutamine amidotransferase-like class 1 domain-containing protein 1 isoform X2, with protein sequence MSAKPTCLIVASASPQGVSAKSFYQSFSLCTAAFNLQTATPGGKPIDFVGVDESTARWVQDFKVKPYATPAKLESIDGARYQALLIPDCHGALNDLAHSGSLHRILTHFISHQKPVCAVGQGVSALCCATEGQSWIFSGYSLTGPSVFELVRRPDFANLPLVVEDFVKDSGGSYTGLALFPGLQNQGHTN
- the gatd1 gene encoding glutamine amidotransferase-like class 1 domain-containing protein 1 isoform X1 — its product is MSAKPTCLIVASASPQGVSAKSFYQSFSLCTAAFNLQTATPGGKPIDFVGVDESTARWVQDFKVKPYATPAKLESIDGARYQALLIPDCHGALNDLAHSGSLHRILTHFISHQKPVCAVGQGVSALCCATEGQSWIFSGYSLTGPSVFELVRRPDFANLPLVVEDFVKDSGGSYTASQEDSVHVVIDRHVITGQNMQSTSLAVNNLILLCSAK